The Candidatus Cloacimonadota bacterium sequence CGAGGGACGCTTTTGGGCGGTGGGGCAACAACCAATGCAGCTCGCATTCTTAAAGACATCATATCGGAGACGCTTAAAACTTACATGCAGCGCAATGCAGCAAGCTTTGAGAAGGAAAGTATTCTGGATGATGAAGGGCAAGTGATATGCACTTGGAATGAAGCCATAGGTCTTTGTTACAGTAAACAGATATATCCTTATGCGTTTGGAGTGTTTCAAGCCCCTAGGGTAAGTTGGGATGAAGAAACTGGACACGGCGATGCGTACTTTACTTGGGTATATGGCTGTCAGGCTGTAGAACTTGAAGTAGAGCCCAAGACAGGTAAAGTAACGCTTTTAAATATAGTGGCGGCTCATGATGTAGGCAAGGCAATCAATCGCGAGATGGTTAAGGGTCAGTTCTACGGCGGTATGGCAACAGGTGCCGGATATGGACTATTTGAAGAAGTCCCGCTAAAAGATGGTGCTGTAATTCCCACAAATTTCCATCAATACCGCATTATGCGTGCCACAGATCTACCAGAAATGACGGCTATAATAGTAGAGAATCCGGATCCTACCTCTCCTTCGAAAGCCAAGGGAATCGGCGAGCCTACATTGGAGATCACTGCTCCCGCAATTGCCAACGCCATCTATCGAGCTACCGGAAAGCGCTATACAGATCAGCCTATAAAGATGAGGAAACAATGATTACTGTAAACGGAATTAACTATGAGATTGGCAATGAACTAAAAGACAAGAAGCTCTCGGAATGGTTGCGAGAGGACCTTATGTTAACTGGAACCAAGATTGGCTGCAATATTGGCGTATGTGGATCTTGCACAGTATTGGTGAATAGTGAAGCAAAGCGAAGTTGTAAGCTCACTCTCAAAGATGTTGAAGGCAGCAAGGTTGTTACCATAGAGGGCATTGCTTTAGAAGATGGAAGTTTGCACCCTCTACAACAGGCTTTTATGGATGCAGGTGCCATCCAGTGTGGTTTTTGCACTCCTGGCATGGTACTCTCGGCACTGGCTTTATTGCTTAAGAACCACCATCCTTCTAGGGAAGAGATACGTCAAGCACTTAAGGGCAATTTGTGTCGTTGCACCGGATATCAGCAAATAGTAGATGCAGTGGAACTTGCGGCAAAGCAGATGTATCCGACCCCAAAGCACTAAATATTACAATACTTAAATATAGAGGTTAATATAATGCAAGAAATAACAAAAAGACTCCAAGAGTTGGAAAATATCAGTTCCAGTTTGCATGGAAAGGATTTCCTTCTTACATGGGAAAACAGTGTAGACAACTTGAAAGCTGTAATGCTGGTTGCCGAGATTTTACAGTTGTTGCATAAAGCGAAGAAGCCATGGAAAATCTTTGACTACGGCTTAGCTATATCGATTTTTAGAGATAATAGTACTCGAACCCGCTTCAGCTTTGCTTCTGCGGTAAATGGTTTGGGGCTTGCTCTTTCAGAACTGGACGAGGTTAAATCTCAAATAGCTCATGGCGAAACTGTGCGTGAGACTGCAAACATGATTTCTTTCTTAACGGAAGTGATTGGCATAAGAGACGATATGTATCCAGGGGAAGGGCATACATACATGAAAGAAGTTTCCGATGCAGTAAGTGAAGGCTTTAATAATGGAGTTTTAGCACAACGCCCGGCACTGGTGAATTTGCAATGCGACTTAGATCACCCCACACAGAGCTTATCAGACTTATTAAAGCTAAAGGATTATTTTGGCGGATGGGAAGCTTTGAAGGGCAAGAAAATTGCTATGAGTTGGGCATATTCCCCTTCTTACGGCAAGCCTCTATCGGTTCCACAAGGAGTGATTAACCTGATGACCCGTTTTGGGATGGATGTGGTTTTAGCTCATCCCGAGGGCTATGACCTTTTACCGGAAACCTTAGATAGTGCTGCTTCTTTTGCCAAAGAGAGCGGAGGCAGTTTTACCCACGTACACGATATGGCTCAAGCTTTTAGGGATGCCGATGTTGTATACCCCAAATCTTGGGCGCCAATGGCAGTAATGCAGAAGCGCACTGAATTGCTAAAACAATCCGATAAACAGGGACTTAAGGATTTGGAACAGCATTGTTTAGCGGAAAACAAGCGTCACATGGATTGGGAATGCACCGAAGCCATGATGAAACTAACTAAAAACGGTAATGCTCTGTACGAGCACTGTTTGCCGGCAGATATTAGTGACGTAAGCTGTACACATGGTGAAGTGGCAAAAAGCGTATTTGAACGTTACCGCCTGCACACATATCAGGAAGCGGGTTACAAGCCTTTTGTTATTGCATCCATGATCTTCAACAGCAAAATCAAAGATGTGGCAGGCAAGCTAAAATCCTTTATTTAGCATCACCACGAAAAAATAGAAATAATATAATATTAGGAGAATAAATGCCAAAACTTATTACAAAGATCGACAGAAAAATAGCAGCCAAAAACGCTGCAAGGTGCAAACAAAGGGGAATAATTCTTCCCACTATTAAACAACAGATGTACCCTGAAACCATTCCCCAAGAGATTAAGGATAGGTTAAAACCTATTGGCTTGTGGGATATCAACCCCTTAAATTTGTTTCGGATCACTTGGAAAAACAACATAGAAACAGGGCTTTTTGGTGCGCCCAACTTTTTGGAGATTCCTCCTGAAATTTCCGGGGTGAAAGCTAGAATAATAGGACTTGTTGGCAAATATTTTCCCACCGGTGCCCACAAAGTAGGCGCTGCTTATGGTTGTCTTGCCCCAATTCTAGTGAGCGGCTCATTCGATCCTGAAATTCATAAAGCGGTTTGGCCATCTACTGGGAACTACTGTCGTGGAGGGGCCTTTGACTGTGCATTATTAGCTTGTCCTGCTGTAGCAATCCTTCCTGAGGAGATGAGTAAAGAACGTTTTGATTGGTTGCATGAAATTGGGGCTGAGGTATATGCCACTCCCGGATGCGAATCGAATGTAAAAGAGATATTCGATAAGTGCGCAGAAT is a genomic window containing:
- the ygeW gene encoding knotted carbamoyltransferase YgeW, whose product is MQEITKRLQELENISSSLHGKDFLLTWENSVDNLKAVMLVAEILQLLHKAKKPWKIFDYGLAISIFRDNSTRTRFSFASAVNGLGLALSELDEVKSQIAHGETVRETANMISFLTEVIGIRDDMYPGEGHTYMKEVSDAVSEGFNNGVLAQRPALVNLQCDLDHPTQSLSDLLKLKDYFGGWEALKGKKIAMSWAYSPSYGKPLSVPQGVINLMTRFGMDVVLAHPEGYDLLPETLDSAASFAKESGGSFTHVHDMAQAFRDADVVYPKSWAPMAVMQKRTELLKQSDKQGLKDLEQHCLAENKRHMDWECTEAMMKLTKNGNALYEHCLPADISDVSCTHGEVAKSVFERYRLHTYQEAGYKPFVIASMIFNSKIKDVAGKLKSFI
- a CDS encoding (2Fe-2S)-binding protein, with the protein product MITVNGINYEIGNELKDKKLSEWLREDLMLTGTKIGCNIGVCGSCTVLVNSEAKRSCKLTLKDVEGSKVVTIEGIALEDGSLHPLQQAFMDAGAIQCGFCTPGMVLSALALLLKNHHPSREEIRQALKGNLCRCTGYQQIVDAVELAAKQMYPTPKH